Part of the Camelus dromedarius isolate mCamDro1 chromosome 11, mCamDro1.pat, whole genome shotgun sequence genome is shown below.
tgggattcaaacccaggtttatTTAACTTCAAAATCTTTGCTCTTATCCCTCCACCCTGCTGCTCAATAGATCGTCTCTGCTGAATCCCAACAACACAATTAGTACTAAACAATCTCCTTGTGAACATACAATCACTGCAACAGCCGAATGTGGTTAAGTCTGGATCAAGTTAAAGGTTTTCATGGGGATTATGAAGTATGAATGACGGTGTGTGTATCTGAAGAGTTAAGTCTTAAATGTTAACTGTGAATTAAATTTACATTCACCGAGGATTATTGAGAACTTCTTgaataattaaaaagacagagaaaatggtACAGGTTTTCAGGCAATATGAAAATACAGGTAAGAACAGTGGAaattgagaaaaaggaaaaatattaaacaagTATTTCCTGGAATCTATCTTAGAAAATgtacagaattaaaaaaagaaaaaagaaaaaattgtacaGGCATATTAAGGAATATTCCCAGTCTATACACACTGAAAGTTTAACAAAGATGAGGCAATTTACAAAAAATACAGAGGAACTTACTAAGTGACACCATAAGAATGCAAATCAACACAGTCCAGACTGTAGAGGGCacggtatagctcaggggtagagtgtgtgctcaccATACAtgggatcctgggttcaatccccagaacctccattaagatatacaaataaaaacctaattacccaccccctcaaaaaaagttaaaattaaaaaaaaaaaagaagcccagACTGTGGGAGACACTACAGGACAAACTCCGTTTCTTTCACATAAATTCCAAGGCAGGTAGGGGTGGTAAGAGATGGAAGAGGGAATCTGTAGATTAAGAAAACCTCAAAAGACATTATCAATCAATTGTAACATGTGGACCTGATATGGGTCCTGACTCAAGCAACAAACTGTAAAGCAAATACCCATTCACActatttattacatttatgaGATCATTGGAAATTTGGACAGTGATTGTATATTTGACGATATTATGGAagtaatatttatctttttaaggtGTGACAGTGGTGTTGCAGTTAtgttaaaaaggaagaaacttaTCCTTTAGAGatataaattgaaatatttacagatgaagtgATATGATCTCGGATTTGTCTCAAAATATAGGGATGAAGTGGATTGGGGAGATGAATGGGGATTTGGATGAAACAAAACTGGCCATGAGTTGATAATTATTGAGTCTGGGTGATGGGTACATTGGAGTTTATTATACTTCTCTGTCTccttgtgtatatatttaaatgtttacataataaaaagaaaaaaacagaaaaagagatgagGTGAACgtagagaaaaatgaaggaactaaGTATGCACTCTGGAAGGCAATCTAAGACAGTTAAAGGCAGCATGGCATAGCAGAAAAAACTGCTAGTTCTAGTTTAATTCTActacctgtgtgatcttggcaTGATTCCTCTGCACTTGTTTCTTCACCCGTGAGATAAAGCCAGTATATTAGGTAGCGgctttcaagtttttaaaaccaAGACCCACAGTAAGAATTATATTTTACACAATAACATAGTATATACACAGACCATtttctatatatgtatagaaaatgtatatgtatatattatgtatatatatataatgcatatagaTGCATATAGAAATTTCACTAATACTATTCTATGACTATTATTTTTGCCGCCCTATTTCAAAGTTTGTCTCAGTGCACTAAAATATTATTGCAGTGTCTTGAACGGTGGCCTTAAAAAGATATGTTCATGTCCTAATCTCCAGAACCCAGGACTGTTAGTTTATTTGGAAAAGGGGtttttgcaggtgtaattaaggAACTTGAGATAAGATcaccctggattatctgggttggtcctaaatccaatgacatgTGTCCTAAGAGAAATACAGAAGGAGATttgagacagaagaggaggaaggaagacagagacaaaaaGCAGAAGCTGGAAGATGTAAAGAACGGGTTCTCTCTTGGAGACTCTGGAAGGAGTACAGCTCTGCTGACACACAattttgaacttctggcctcctgaaCCGAGAcaatacacttctgttgtttcaagccaccatgtttgtggtagtttgttacggTAGcctcaggaaactaatacaatgacCTACTAAGGTTGAAGTAAATGTCAACTGCTTGAAAACCTTTTCACCTACttcatgaatttttcattttttccaaaccAAAACATGGAAGAACTGAGAAGAAAGATATTAAGGTTCAGTAATCCAGAGGTCAGATTACACAAGGGGAATGCTACGGCCATCAACAACCGGTCCCACTGGTTTATGAGGCACTGTCCGAGGCTTCCAGGAAAACATGGGGGAAGTAGTCCAGAGGGTTCAGGATGGTCTGGTATGACTCTGGACTAGCTCCATTTGGAAGGTCTGGTCCCTATCCTAACCCCAGAATGACACCATAATGCAACCCTCTCTGACATAAGCTTGTAACTCTGCTTGCCACATAATCAGTGTCCTAATGTCTCCTAGCAGTGGCCCGTGGTAATAACACTGTCTTCAGCGTAAAAATGTGCCTATTTGCAGTCACTgcctctaccaccaccaccagcagagCCTGAGCTGAGAGGAAACCACGGTTCTCACTACCCAGACGACCCCTTTCCAATCGTTAAAACATGGTGGATTACTATGAAGTTCTAGGAGTGCAGAGATATGCTTCACCTGAAGACATTAAAAAGGCTTATCGAAAAGTGGCACTTAAATGGCACCCTgataaaaatccagaaaataaagaagaagctGAGAGAAAATTCAAAGAAGTAGCTGAGGCATATGAGGTATTATCAAATGATGAAAAACGGGACATTTATGATAAATATGGCAAAGAAGGATTAAATGGTGGAGGCAGGAGTCGTTTTGATGATTCTTCTGAGTATGGCTTCACATTCCGTAAGCCAGAtgatatctttaaagaaatttttggTGAAAAGgactctttttcatttcatttctttcaagacTCACTTGAGGAACTTTTAAATAATCCAAGAAGCTCCTATGGAAGCGGAAACAGAGGTACAAgatcctttttctctgcatccagTGAATACCCAGTGTTTGAGAGATTTTCTTCATATGATACAGGATATACACCATATGGTTCATTGGGCCAAGAGGGCCTTAATTCATTCTCTTCTCTGGCATTTGAGCATAGTGAAATTGGCAACTACGTATCTGTTACAACTTCAGGTAAAATTGTTAATGACAGAAATACTAATACAAAGAGAATTATTGAGAATGATCAAGAAAGAGAAGATGAAGATGATGGTGAGTTGAAATCCTTTCTTTTAAATGGTTTGGCAGATGAAGAGAGCTCTGCAGAAGAATGCAGCTGGAGAAGACagtcattcaacaattattcaccGAAGTCCTACAGCCCCAAACATGTATCTCAGTATACTTTTGTGGACAATGATGAGCAGGGTATACCTTGGGTCACCAGCAACTGGAATCCCTCTATTTTCTCATCGGGATTCAAAGAAGGtggtaagaggaaaaaaaagaagcataaagaGGTACAGAAGAAGAAGTCAACCAAAAGGAATCGTTAAACTGACTCTTTAGACACACTATGTTCATATAACATTTGAACACAACTCTTTGTGTGTTTTGGTTAATTAGAGTTTTGTAGATAATATTTGTTTAATACTACAGTAAGATTATATTTTTAACGTTTTAGCAGGATTGTAGACATCTGATGAGTGGCTGTTCGGATTAGGTATGCTAGAAAAAGATGAGTTTGTGGTGACAGTGATGTCAAGAATTTAGAAACCAGCAaagattattttactttttgtttctgagataaatgtttatataccataaaatttttctttagtagagtctatgatctattttatttcattcttttgatctAATTAAAACTACTACAGCAGCTAAAAATGTTATTAAGATACACAGGTTTAGACTACATAATTATTCATGAAATGACTTTTTCCCAAGAGCATTTCACACATGAAGATACTATAATTAAAGTATAAAAGTATTTCATGTTAAAAATAGCTAGACTTATATTTGCACAaccatattcacagcagcacttatCACAGCAGCTGAGAAGTGGAGCCAATCCAAATGTCAAtttatggatgaatggataaatgaaatatttatacatataggtttatacacacagtggaatattattcagtcttaaaaagggagaaagtcctatcacatgttacaacatggatgaactttgagacattatgctaagtaaaataagacaGTCttagaaagaagacaaataattTAATTCATAATTCTACTCAAATGAGGTATCtaaagtcaaattcatagaaacagaaagtggaattgtggttaccaggggctagggggaggggagggaagttgTTAATGAATACAGTTTTgaatttgcaagatgaaaaagttctggagatctttTTCACAActgtttatttaaatatgatCAACATGATAAATTTGACGTTAcatgtattttactacaatttttaaaaaaaagccagacTTACCCTGGATTCCTCAGAGCAATTTGGTTGTATCATGTGTGGTAGGCCATCAATGAATCACACCAGAtaagaaattttctgttttctattttctttttgagtaTGTACCCAGGATATACAAATACATTACTCTAAAATACCACCTTTAGCCATCATAATTTAGGgttataatgaaagaaaaatagataagttATAGATACATCCAATATTAAGCAAGTTGAGCCCAGTGTTTGCATGCATTTGCTTCTCTTAAATGAACTTAGTTTAATTTTAACACAATTACTTCTTAGTTTCCTGCAATTATTGCATTTTCAATGTATATTGCTTTTTTAGCCTATtacttttgttctttcattcattcaacggtattttttgagtacctactgttTGTGAAGTAGTATTCTAGGTACCTGGGATACAAAAACTAACAAATAGCAAAAATCTTAGCTATCAGCTTAAACTGGAGAGAGACAATAAATAGTAAGTAAAATATAATGTTAATCATAGGTGCTGAGGATAGGGAAAAGTGCTAGTTACATCTGATCACAGatctaaaggaaatgaaggagTTAGTCATGTGGATATCTGGTCAGAGAGTATCAGGCAGTAGCAGGACTAGCAAGTGAAATGTCCCTAAGGCAGGCTGTGTAAGGTATGTTTGGAGGAGACCAGTGTGGCCAATTATGAGAGCAAGTAGACAAAGTAAGAATGGTAACAGGAGATCAGATTATGCAGGGACTGCTAGATTACAGTATGGACTATGTTATAACATGTGAAACAGGAAGCCACTGGAGGCTTTGAGCAGAAGAATGACATAATCTGACATATTTAAACAGGCCTACTCTGGCTGCCATCATTGAAAACAGACTCAAAGAAAGCAGTAGAAGCAGGGAAATCAGGCTATTGCcataatccaggcaagagattGTAGTAGCTTGGTCAGAGTGGTGGAGGTGGTAGTGGTAAAGAATGATCAAATTCTGGATACATTATAAAGGTAGGTTCAAAGAAAATTTGTTGACAGATTGGATGTTGGGTATGACAAGAGTCAGGGTTTTGAGTCTCAGCAAATGAAAGAAGGGAAGTACCATTAATCTGAGATAGAACTGCAGCTGTTAAATTTTGGATATGCTACAGTTGAGATCCCTGAATTTattaagcaacaacaaaaaagaatttcctGCATTGACTTGCATCCTGCATGTTCCCTGTCACTGAATTCTTCTTTTAAGCAAAAAGATCTTATTGAtcgtattattttaatattttatcttagaAGTATGATTACTGTAAATTTTAATGTGACCAATAGATGGGAGTAAATAATTTAACAGCATGAAAACCCCATCACCTTTGGCAAAATACAATTCACTGGTATATAGCAATGCAATAAATttggaaaccagaaaaaattCTAACatctactatttttaaatgactgctaTAGTAAAGTGGgagcttctgttttgttttgatttttagctGGTAGGTAGGTGGGGAGGAAAGGTCATTTATTCTACAAGAGAGACTGGGGACAATTAGCATTTAAAGCTTATTTGCAGAAAATAAAAGCttagagtattttaaaatgctacttATATAAAGTGCGATATTTAGTAGAATTTATCTGTTATCACATTTGCGGCACTAATCagactttaaaaatgcaatttttcaacacaaaagcaaaaaaccagTGTCTTTGAAAATTTGAGAATGCAATGCCATGCCTTCCAGCCCATTTTTTATGTCTATTCTTAACAGgtaattaaaaattcagatttaatctactcaatagtttaaaattattcaatTGTTTCCTCTTGCCTAGCGGAAAAAGCTCAATGTTTCTTAACATAATATACAAGGCCCTCTGTGAGCCAGCCACCAGCTTTCttcccagttttattttctatcacCTCTTCTTACACATCTCATGCTTGAGCccaatgttttccaaaatgtgtTCCAAGGGATATCAGTTCAAGACTCACCACAAAACAAGGGCTCCATGGTCAAATATGTTACATATGAATGTCAAATACATTTCCCTCTTAGAGACTTAGGATTAGTCTACTTTGAGCACTATGAAATGTATCATTCCTATACTTATTTGACCACAGAACCCTTTTGGTGTAACACCTATTAACATGCCCAGCAACATATTTCAAAAAAGCTCCTCCAGGCTTACTAATGATTGCAAAGTCTTGCACAGTCATTCTGTTTCAGACTTCTGCGACTTTGCGTATGTCCTCTCTGCCAGGATGGCTCTTTTACTCTAGTTTGCTTGGTGAAGGCCTTTTTTCCAAGTCTCAAATCAAATATCTCCTAATCTTTAAAGACATGCACACATTTCCTCCTTGCCCATTTCTGCACCCAGAAAGTATCTGTCACTTTGTCCTTCTCCCCACAAGTCtgttatattataaaaatttgcttttttgtcCATTTCCCATGATGGTAGAAACTTTGTGTGCTTAGTGCTCAACGCTAAGTAAATTAACTGCaaacaggcttttaaaaattattttccacttattctttaatatttttaatgtttcctcaTCTCACAATTATATTTATCTTAAatgatttcatcttttaaaatataatttatgtattattgttttattaaGCTTTTCCTCAGATGACTAGATGGTGTGAATAtttcaattaatgaaaacaaaCTCTTAATTAGCTAGTCAAAGCTTTTTACTTTAGGAATGCATgattttcacagaagagaaagttACCTATGGTACTCAATACTCTGCACCTAGAGGATTTCTAAAGAAGGGCAACCAGGAGCCACAGACATTCAAAGTTCTATTTATGAGCACCTAAAGACAGTGGAATTTTCAAATTCTAAAACTTGGTAAAATTCCAGAATAACATATATACAACCCATTACTGCTTTTCTTGAGCTCCCATCTCACTTCAGTCAACCTTCTAGTACCATCCTTTGTCATATTCTCATTTCTCTGTTGTTTCTCTATCATCTGACTAAACTATGAGCAACTCCCGGGTGGTGGAGATTCATTCTCAATACCTACTAAATCAAAAGTTACTGAGTGAAGATACATTCTTTCTGGCTCAATAAAAAGTTCCAAAAGGACTCTACTAAGTCAGAGTAAGACCTAACAGAAGTATAATAGAAAAAGGACTAGATGGCAATCAGACAACTAACATTCCTGACTTGCTACTTGtgacattgtgttagtttcagttccCCATCAGTAAAGTATTTGCTCTAACTTACTGGACCTGTGAAGATCCAAGGAGAGCATTCATTCGTTCAGAAAGACTAGATATGTATTTATGATGTTAATCTAAGAAGTATAGTTAAATTTACTTATTCCATTGAGGCAAAATGAAGCACAATgaataacatttttcaaagatcTTGGTGTGTATAATCCAGTACCTAGTCCTAAACCTTGATTAATCAGGTTTTACACAAAGCCTCAataaatacagggaaaaaaaaaagtcacaagcGAATAATGGTTCCAATACTAAATCATAAGTTGTGGCCTCTGTGATTAAGGTTGACTAACTGCACATCTATTCACCTACTCCCACGCAGAGGGACAGCTTTCTGCAGCTTAACTATTAGAAGCAAAGAGCAAGTTCTGTGCATTGGACAatgattactttttatttttattttttagagtaagGAGTGAGTCTTATTATAATTACCATTCCATGTTCAATAAATTCAAGAACActgacaaaaaagaaacatacGCCAAGACATAGCTTTGATGTCAAATACAATGTGCTCTGGTTCACACATTGTTCACATCTTGGCCCAAAAAGCTAAAATATGATCCAATGACAGATCTGCCTGAAAGGTAGATGATTCAGCGTTCACTGATCAAGCTTCATACTCATCAGATTAACTGCTCGCGACAGAGTTCACCCTAAAAAAACGATCCCCCATACTCCTGGACTACTCCACAAGCAGGGCTTTCAGACAGAAAAAGCCTCAGGAGCATTTCCAAACATTACCTCTTCTGAGAGGAACTACTCAAAAGATTTGTATTACTAAACATGTTTCTTGTACATTCTGGAGCCAGCTCTCATGTGAAGTCTTTGAGAACACGAAAATACCATTTTAGGTTAACCTAACAGAAACAAGAACTACTTGATGTGAGAGACTCTGTCACCTGAGCAAGTGTGAAAACTGACACAACTTCCACGAGTCCGAGTTATTTTGAAGACAGCCCCTCTTGGAAGATagcacacacttttctctctgcagtGATTTCGACCTCCCAGAATACCTCAACGACAGAGAGAACACAGGGCCCACTCTGTTTCAGGAGCAGCCGGTAGAGAAGAAATCCGAGGAGCACACAGGTTTGGGAGTGGAGGCCCCAGCAGAAGGGTCCGTCGAACCAGGGATCGCCTGAGACCAACTTGGATCCCCCTGGTGCGCCTCAGAAGGGACACTGTGGGAGGTGAGTCTAACCTGAGAGGCTGCGGGCGCTTGCTACGGCGGGAA
Proteins encoded:
- the DNAJB7 gene encoding dnaJ homolog subfamily B member 7 is translated as MVDYYEVLGVQRYASPEDIKKAYRKVALKWHPDKNPENKEEAERKFKEVAEAYEVLSNDEKRDIYDKYGKEGLNGGGRSRFDDSSEYGFTFRKPDDIFKEIFGEKDSFSFHFFQDSLEELLNNPRSSYGSGNRGTRSFFSASSEYPVFERFSSYDTGYTPYGSLGQEGLNSFSSLAFEHSEIGNYVSVTTSGKIVNDRNTNTKRIIENDQEREDEDDGELKSFLLNGLADEESSAEECSWRRQSFNNYSPKSYSPKHVSQYTFVDNDEQGIPWVTSNWNPSIFSSGFKEGGKRKKKKHKEVQKKKSTKRNR